A region of Saccharococcus thermophilus DNA encodes the following proteins:
- a CDS encoding bifunctional 3-deoxy-7-phosphoheptulonate synthase/chorismate mutase — protein sequence MSNERLDELRAKVDEINLQILKLINERGRLVQEIGKIKEAQGTYRYDPVRERKMLDLISEHNDGPFETSTLQHIFKEIFKAGLELQEDDHRKALLVSRKKHPENTIVEVKGERIGDGKQYFVMGPCAVESYEQVAAVAEAVKKQGLKLLRGGAYKPRTSPYDFQGLGVEGLKILKRIADEFDLAVISEIVTPADIEIALDYIDVIQIGARNMQNFELLKAAGQVNKPILLKRGLAATIEEFINAAEYIMSRGNSQIILCERGIRTYERATRNTLDISAVPILKKETHLPVFVDVTHSTGRRDLLIPCAKAALAIGADGIMAEVHPDPAVALSDSAQQMDIAQFNEFMEEVRAFQQQLVKA from the coding sequence ATGAGCAATGAGAGATTAGATGAGCTGCGGGCGAAGGTCGATGAGATTAACTTGCAAATTTTAAAATTGATCAACGAGCGGGGGAGACTTGTTCAGGAAATCGGGAAAATTAAAGAAGCGCAAGGGACGTATCGTTATGACCCGGTGCGTGAGCGGAAAATGCTGGATTTAATTTCCGAGCACAATGATGGGCCGTTTGAAACGTCAACGTTGCAACATATTTTTAAAGAAATTTTTAAAGCCGGCCTAGAACTGCAAGAAGATGATCACCGCAAAGCATTGCTTGTATCGCGGAAAAAACATCCGGAAAACACGATTGTTGAAGTAAAAGGAGAAAGAATCGGTGACGGCAAGCAATATTTCGTCATGGGACCATGTGCGGTAGAAAGCTATGAACAAGTTGCGGCGGTTGCAGAAGCGGTGAAAAAGCAAGGATTAAAACTGCTCCGCGGCGGCGCATACAAACCACGGACATCGCCATATGACTTCCAAGGACTCGGTGTGGAAGGATTAAAAATCTTGAAGCGAATTGCCGATGAGTTTGACTTGGCGGTGATCAGTGAAATCGTGACCCCTGCCGATATTGAAATCGCTCTGGACTATATTGACGTCATTCAAATCGGCGCGCGCAACATGCAAAACTTTGAACTGCTAAAAGCGGCCGGTCAAGTGAATAAGCCGATTTTATTAAAACGCGGGCTGGCGGCGACAATCGAAGAGTTTATTAATGCGGCGGAATACATTATGTCGCGAGGAAACAGCCAAATCATCCTATGTGAGCGCGGCATTCGCACGTATGAACGGGCGACAAGAAATACGTTAGACATTTCGGCGGTGCCGATCTTAAAGAAAGAAACACACTTGCCGGTATTTGTCGATGTCACGCATTCGACAGGACGCCGTGACTTGTTGATCCCTTGTGCAAAAGCCGCGTTGGCGATCGGTGCCGATGGAATAATGGCCGAAGTGCATCCAGATCCGGCAGTGGCGCTTTCCGATTCGGCGCAGCAAATGGATATTGCCCAATTTAACGAATTTATGGAAGAAGTAAGAGCGTTTCAGCAGCAATTAGTAAAGGCGTAA
- the ccpA gene encoding catabolite control protein A, whose translation MNVTIYDVAREANVSMATVSRVVNGNPNVKPSTRKKVLEAIERLGYRPNAVARGLASKKTTTVGVIIPDISSIFFAELARGIEDIATMYKYNIILSNSDQNKEKELHLLNTMLAKQVDGILFMGGTITEEHVNEFQKSPVPIVLAATIESNNTIPSVNINYEQAAFEAVTYLVEKGNKRVAYVTGPTDDPINQKKLAGYRRALETHGIAYDEELVIEGDNSYDSGIEAYEKIAELAEQPTAVFAGTDEMALGIIHSAQDHGVRVPDQLEVVGFDNTRLATMVRPRLTTVVQPMYDIGAVAMRLLTKYMNKEQVENHIVVLPHRIEYRESTK comes from the coding sequence ATGAACGTAACCATTTACGATGTGGCACGGGAAGCAAACGTATCGATGGCGACGGTCTCCCGTGTCGTAAACGGAAACCCAAACGTAAAGCCATCGACAAGAAAAAAGGTATTGGAAGCGATTGAACGTCTAGGATATCGTCCGAATGCGGTGGCGCGCGGACTGGCCAGCAAAAAAACGACGACTGTCGGGGTGATTATTCCTGATATTTCTAGCATCTTTTTCGCTGAGCTGGCACGCGGAATCGAAGATATTGCCACCATGTATAAATACAATATTATTTTAAGCAACTCAGACCAAAATAAGGAAAAAGAGTTGCATTTGCTCAATACGATGCTGGCTAAACAAGTCGACGGCATTTTATTTATGGGCGGAACGATTACGGAAGAGCACGTCAATGAGTTTCAAAAATCGCCAGTACCGATCGTGCTTGCGGCTACGATTGAATCGAACAACACGATTCCATCCGTGAACATCAATTATGAACAAGCTGCCTTTGAAGCGGTTACTTATCTTGTAGAAAAAGGCAACAAGCGGGTCGCCTACGTGACAGGACCAACGGACGATCCGATTAACCAAAAGAAACTAGCAGGATATCGCCGCGCTTTAGAAACGCATGGAATAGCTTATGATGAAGAGCTTGTAATTGAAGGCGACAACTCCTATGATTCCGGCATTGAAGCGTATGAAAAAATTGCCGAATTGGCGGAGCAGCCAACGGCCGTTTTCGCCGGAACCGATGAGATGGCGCTCGGCATTATCCATAGCGCGCAGGATCACGGCGTGCGCGTTCCGGATCAGTTGGAAGTGGTCGGTTTTGATAATACTCGGCTGGCGACGATGGTACGTCCGCGTTTAACGACGGTAGTGCAGCCAATGTATGATATCGGTGCGGTGGCGATGCGGTTATTGACCAAATATATGAATAAAGAACAGGTAGAAAACCATATTGTCGTCTTGCCGCATCGCATCGAATATCGGGAATCGACGAAATAA
- the acsA gene encoding acetate--CoA ligase: MKTEVLPVVQGDYNLKSYEDTYKHFDWEEVEKEFSWFETGRVNMAYEAIDRHAESFRKNKVALYYRDASRNEKYTFKEMKEMSNKVANVLKQVAEIEKGDRVFVFMPRSPELYFAVLGIIKTGAIAGPLFEAFMEGAVRDRLEDSGAKAIVTTPELLPRVPVNDLPELKYVFLVGDNIVEEGPYIDLKKRMNEASKHFDIEWVDRQDGLILHYTSGSTGKPKGVLHVHNAMIQHYQTAKWVLDLKEDDIYWCTADPGWVTGTSYGIFGPWLCGASNVVVGGRFSPDAWYQTIQDFGVTVWYSAPTAFRMLMGAGDEIVKKYDLSSLRHILSVGEPLNPEVIRWGMKVFGRRIHDTWWMTETGAHLICNYPCMEIKPGSMGKPIPGVKAAIIDDQGNELPPYRMGNLAIKKGWPSMMKTIWNNPQKYESYFIGDWYVSGDSAYMDEDGYFWFQGRVDDVINTSGERVGPFEVESKLVEHPAVAEAGVIGKPDPVRGEIIKAFISLREGYEPSEELKEDIRQFVKKGLAAHAAPREIEFRDKLPKTRSGKIMRRVLKAWELNLPTGDLSTMED; the protein is encoded by the coding sequence ATGAAAACTGAAGTACTACCAGTCGTACAAGGGGACTATAATTTAAAAAGTTATGAAGACACATATAAACATTTTGATTGGGAAGAAGTAGAGAAAGAGTTTTCCTGGTTTGAAACCGGCAGGGTCAATATGGCGTATGAAGCGATTGACCGTCATGCGGAATCGTTCCGGAAGAATAAAGTAGCCCTTTATTACCGCGATGCATCACGAAATGAAAAATATACTTTTAAAGAAATGAAGGAAATGTCCAATAAAGTAGCCAATGTGCTGAAGCAAGTAGCGGAAATTGAAAAAGGAGACCGTGTATTTGTATTTATGCCGCGTTCTCCGGAATTGTATTTTGCTGTATTAGGAATTATTAAAACAGGGGCGATTGCCGGCCCGCTGTTTGAAGCGTTTATGGAAGGAGCAGTTCGCGATCGCCTCGAAGACAGCGGGGCGAAGGCGATCGTCACAACGCCAGAACTGCTGCCGCGCGTTCCAGTTAACGATCTCCCGGAATTAAAATATGTGTTCCTTGTCGGAGACAATATTGTGGAAGAAGGACCATATATCGACTTAAAGAAACGGATGAATGAGGCGAGCAAGCACTTTGATATCGAATGGGTCGACCGTCAAGATGGATTGATTTTGCATTATACTTCCGGATCTACCGGAAAGCCAAAAGGGGTTTTGCACGTTCATAATGCGATGATTCAGCACTATCAAACGGCAAAATGGGTGCTGGATTTAAAAGAAGACGATATTTATTGGTGCACGGCTGACCCAGGCTGGGTGACAGGCACTTCCTACGGTATTTTCGGTCCATGGTTATGCGGAGCATCGAACGTGGTTGTCGGCGGCCGTTTCAGCCCGGATGCCTGGTATCAGACGATCCAAGACTTCGGGGTGACGGTATGGTACAGCGCACCGACGGCGTTCCGCATGTTGATGGGAGCCGGGGATGAAATTGTGAAAAAATATGATTTAAGCTCTCTCCGCCACATCCTTAGTGTTGGCGAGCCGTTAAACCCAGAGGTAATTCGCTGGGGAATGAAAGTATTTGGGCGACGCATTCATGATACGTGGTGGATGACAGAAACTGGAGCGCATCTTATTTGCAACTATCCATGCATGGAAATCAAGCCAGGTTCGATGGGCAAACCGATTCCTGGCGTCAAAGCCGCCATTATTGATGATCAAGGAAATGAACTGCCGCCATATCGGATGGGGAATTTGGCGATCAAAAAAGGCTGGCCGTCGATGATGAAAACGATTTGGAACAACCCGCAAAAATATGAATCGTATTTCATCGGCGATTGGTATGTTTCCGGTGACTCCGCCTATATGGATGAAGACGGCTACTTCTGGTTCCAAGGACGTGTCGATGACGTCATTAACACGTCGGGGGAACGCGTCGGTCCGTTTGAAGTCGAAAGCAAGCTAGTCGAACACCCAGCGGTAGCAGAAGCGGGCGTCATCGGCAAGCCGGACCCAGTGCGCGGGGAAATTATTAAAGCATTTATTTCGCTTCGGGAAGGATATGAACCATCAGAGGAATTGAAAGAAGATATTCGCCAGTTTGTCAAAAAAGGGTTGGCGGCACATGCGGCGCCGCGGGAAATCGAATTCCGTGACAAGCTGCCAAAAACGCGAAGCGGGAAAATTATGCGCCGCGTCCTAAAAGCGTGGGAGCTTAACTTGCCGACAGGCGATTTATCGACCATGGAAGACTAA
- the murC gene encoding UDP-N-acetylmuramate--L-alanine ligase — protein sequence MTVYHFVGIKGTGMSALAQILHDMNYTVQGSDVEKRFFTQKALEERGIPIFLFSKENIQPGYTVIAGNAFPDTHEEIQAAYELGVPVIRYHRFLGEFIQKFTSIAVTGSHGKTTTSGLLAHVMQGAHPTSYLIGDGTGKGIAGSKYFVFEACEYRRHFLSYFPDYAIMTNIDFDHPDYFANIDDVFSAFQEMALQVKKGIIACGDDEYLQKIQAKVPVLFYGFGDDNDFQARNVVKTTEGTSFDVFVRHTFYASFDIPRFGDHNVLNALAVIALCHYEGIDVSIIQERLKTFQGVKRRFSEKVLGSQILIDDYAHHPREIIATIEAARQKYPGREIVAIFQPHTYSRTQTFLREFAESLQQADQVYLCDIFGSAREHHGKLSIHDLQAQIPNSRLIQEDNTSVLKQHANAVLIFMGAGDIQKFQEAYERLVHS from the coding sequence ATGACAGTTTATCATTTTGTTGGCATTAAAGGAACGGGAATGAGCGCATTGGCGCAAATTCTTCACGATATGAACTATACGGTACAAGGTTCGGACGTCGAGAAGCGCTTTTTTACGCAAAAGGCTTTAGAGGAGCGGGGAATTCCGATTTTTCTTTTTAGCAAGGAAAATATTCAGCCAGGATATACGGTGATTGCAGGGAACGCGTTTCCCGATACACACGAGGAAATACAGGCTGCGTATGAATTAGGAGTGCCTGTCATCCGGTATCATCGTTTTTTAGGGGAATTTATTCAAAAGTTTACCAGCATTGCAGTTACTGGTTCGCACGGAAAAACAACGACGAGTGGTTTACTCGCCCATGTGATGCAAGGGGCGCATCCAACATCGTATTTAATTGGCGATGGAACAGGAAAAGGAATTGCAGGAAGCAAATATTTTGTTTTTGAGGCATGTGAATATCGCCGCCATTTCTTATCCTATTTTCCAGATTATGCAATTATGACAAACATTGATTTTGATCACCCCGACTATTTTGCCAATATTGATGATGTGTTTTCTGCATTTCAAGAAATGGCACTGCAAGTGAAAAAAGGGATCATCGCTTGCGGGGATGATGAATACTTACAAAAGATTCAAGCAAAAGTTCCGGTTTTGTTTTACGGATTTGGCGATGATAATGATTTCCAAGCGCGCAATGTTGTTAAAACAACGGAAGGCACGTCATTTGATGTGTTTGTCCGTCATACGTTTTATGCGTCGTTTGACATCCCTCGTTTTGGCGACCATAACGTCTTAAATGCGCTTGCCGTCATTGCCCTTTGCCATTATGAAGGAATTGACGTCAGCATCATTCAAGAGCGGTTGAAAACATTCCAAGGAGTAAAGCGCCGTTTTAGTGAAAAGGTGCTTGGCAGTCAAATTTTAATTGATGATTATGCCCATCACCCGCGGGAAATTATTGCGACGATTGAGGCGGCAAGACAAAAATATCCAGGCCGCGAAATCGTGGCGATTTTCCAGCCGCATACGTATTCGCGAACACAGACGTTTTTGCGGGAGTTTGCCGAAAGTTTGCAACAGGCCGATCAAGTGTATTTATGTGACATATTTGGCTCGGCGCGCGAGCATCACGGCAAACTGTCGATTCACGATTTGCAGGCGCAAATTCCAAACTCCCGCCTCATTCAGGAGGATAATACATCGGTATTAAAGCAACATGCCAACGCGGTGCTCATTTTTATGGGTGCGGGCGATATTCAAAAGTTCCAAGAAGCGTATGAACGTCTTGTTCATTCGTAA
- a CDS encoding IS256 family transposase, whose translation MSKSIPNVDWANQLESVIRQFVKEKLELIMREEIKNFLEIEQAGTSNMRNGYYQRNLDTQYGRIEGLLVPRDRNGEFQTQLFAPYQRHTGWLEEAIIRMYQSGMSTREIGKFIERILGSTYSPATISRITDVVKEDIEKWHTRPLHKRYSVLYLDGLYVKLRRETVEKEVIYVVLGVNEEGYREILDFFVGGQESAYVWQEILQHLYQRGAKEVLLGIFDGLPGLEEAFKAVYPKADVQRCVVHKVRNTLHRVRKKDQFEVAEDLRLIYRAPNKEMALQMFQQFESKWSSKYPREVQSWANELDVLLTFMDYPSSIRSVIYTTNAIERTIKEIRKRLKPMNSLNSLEAAEKIVYLTIQDFNEKWAGRKLRGFAEAQEALERMFEERYH comes from the coding sequence ATGTCTAAAAGTATACCGAATGTCGACTGGGCAAATCAACTGGAAAGTGTCATTCGTCAGTTTGTAAAGGAAAAATTAGAACTGATCATGCGGGAAGAAATCAAGAATTTCCTCGAAATAGAACAGGCCGGAACATCAAATATGAGAAACGGCTACTATCAACGAAATCTAGATACGCAATATGGCCGGATTGAAGGTCTTTTGGTCCCTAGAGACCGAAACGGAGAATTTCAAACACAGTTGTTTGCCCCTTACCAACGGCACACCGGCTGGCTGGAGGAAGCAATCATTAGGATGTACCAAAGTGGCATGAGTACACGGGAAATTGGCAAGTTTATCGAACGAATTCTAGGAAGCACCTATTCTCCTGCGACGATCAGCCGTATTACCGATGTCGTGAAGGAAGACATCGAGAAATGGCACACTCGTCCACTGCACAAGCGTTATTCCGTCTTATATTTGGATGGTTTATACGTAAAACTTCGTCGCGAAACCGTGGAGAAAGAAGTCATTTATGTGGTGTTAGGGGTGAACGAAGAAGGATATCGCGAAATTCTTGATTTCTTTGTGGGAGGACAAGAAAGCGCCTATGTATGGCAGGAAATTCTTCAACACCTCTACCAAAGAGGCGCCAAGGAAGTGCTTCTGGGCATATTCGATGGACTACCAGGGTTGGAGGAAGCCTTTAAGGCGGTTTATCCGAAAGCCGATGTGCAGCGTTGTGTCGTTCACAAAGTCCGTAACACGCTCCATCGTGTTCGGAAAAAAGACCAATTTGAAGTGGCCGAGGATCTCAGGCTGATTTATCGCGCGCCGAATAAGGAGATGGCGTTACAGATGTTTCAACAGTTTGAGTCGAAATGGTCAAGCAAGTATCCGAGAGAAGTTCAATCTTGGGCCAATGAGTTGGATGTCCTCCTTACATTTATGGATTATCCAAGCAGTATTCGAAGTGTGATTTACACGACGAATGCCATTGAACGAACGATCAAGGAGATTCGGAAACGTCTAAAGCCGATGAACAGTTTGAATAGTTTAGAAGCCGCTGAAAAAATCGTATATTTGACCATTCAAGATTTTAATGAGAAATGGGCAGGGCGAAAGTTGCGAGGATTTGCCGAAGCACAGGAAGCCCTCGAGCGAATGTTTGAAGAACGTTATCATTAA
- a CDS encoding DUF948 domain-containing protein, whose product MKIILYASIALIAVSFFILVIYIAKTLTVLQETIRRLTATIDHLDKEVQGITTETTQLLKKTNALADEVQKKVEGLNSLVHAVSDVGATVQSFNRSLRQISSTVTAKVENHREKVTKVMQWGNAFIEIWEKWRERKQKKTKEVVLDGKK is encoded by the coding sequence GTGAAAATTATTTTATACGCCAGCATCGCGCTCATTGCCGTTTCTTTTTTCATATTAGTCATTTATATTGCCAAAACATTGACGGTATTGCAGGAAACAATCCGCCGCTTGACGGCAACCATCGACCATTTAGACAAGGAAGTGCAGGGCATTACCACGGAAACAACGCAGCTTTTGAAGAAAACGAACGCGCTTGCTGACGAGGTACAGAAAAAAGTGGAAGGCTTGAATTCACTCGTCCATGCTGTCAGCGATGTCGGTGCCACCGTCCAGTCGTTCAACCGTTCCTTGCGACAAATTTCGTCCACGGTAACGGCGAAAGTAGAAAACCACCGGGAAAAAGTAACAAAAGTCATGCAATGGGGAAATGCTTTTATCGAAATATGGGAAAAATGGAGAGAAAGGAAACAAAAAAAGACAAAGGAGGTTGTACTGGATGGCAAAAAATAA
- the ytxJ gene encoding bacillithiol system redox-active protein YtxJ, with protein sequence MGMEKLETAEQFDKVAKAKKRFLLIKHSLTCPISKAAFREYEKFVSDHPEVDTYYLYVQEARPLSNYIAETFGVKHESPQALLFENGTAVWHTSHWNITYDSLKKEVIKA encoded by the coding sequence ATGGGAATGGAGAAACTGGAGACGGCGGAGCAATTTGATAAAGTTGCCAAAGCAAAGAAACGATTTTTATTGATCAAACATAGCCTCACATGCCCAATCAGCAAAGCGGCGTTTCGGGAATATGAGAAGTTTGTTTCCGATCATCCGGAAGTGGATACATATTATTTGTACGTGCAAGAAGCACGTCCACTTTCGAACTATATTGCCGAAACGTTTGGCGTCAAACACGAATCGCCGCAAGCGCTTTTGTTTGAAAACGGAACTGCCGTATGGCACACATCCCACTGGAATATTACGTATGATTCGTTAAAAAAAGAAGTGATCAAGGCATAA
- a CDS encoding acetoin utilization AcuB family protein, which yields MIVEQIMKTPVITLQPTNTITEAIQLVRQFRIRHIPIVDGENHVVGIVTDRDIRDVSPSIFHIHEHLEDLQKPISTIMKTDVIVGHPLDFVEEVASLFYEHKISCLPIVKDRKLVGIVTETDLLYTLIQLTGAHQPGSQIEIKVPNESGMLSKAAAIIAKRNTNIASVLLYPDQDENYQILVFRVQTMNPIGIINDLKNAGYTVLWPNLPGVSS from the coding sequence ATGATTGTCGAGCAAATTATGAAAACGCCTGTTATCACGCTTCAACCGACCAATACGATCACAGAAGCGATTCAGCTAGTGCGACAATTCCGCATTCGCCACATTCCAATTGTGGATGGCGAAAACCATGTTGTCGGCATTGTGACCGATCGCGACATCCGCGATGTAAGCCCTTCTATTTTTCATATCCATGAACACCTCGAAGATTTGCAAAAACCGATCAGCACAATTATGAAAACCGACGTTATCGTCGGACATCCGCTCGATTTTGTCGAGGAAGTAGCGTCGCTGTTTTACGAGCATAAAATCAGCTGCCTGCCGATCGTCAAAGACCGCAAACTGGTCGGCATCGTTACCGAAACCGATTTATTATACACGCTCATTCAACTTACAGGCGCCCATCAACCTGGCTCGCAAATTGAAATTAAAGTTCCGAATGAAAGCGGGATGTTAAGCAAAGCGGCAGCGATTATCGCGAAACGAAATACGAATATCGCCAGCGTTCTTTTATATCCAGATCAAGATGAAAATTACCAAATCCTTGTGTTTCGCGTGCAAACGATGAATCCGATCGGAATCATCAACGATTTAAAAAATGCCGGCTATACCGTGTTATGGCCGAATTTGCCGGGGGTTTCGTCATGA
- a CDS encoding GNAT family N-acetyltransferase, which yields MEHKKTYNAKELKTPKGTLIIEGPISAEKLASYEFHHDLTSFRQPPQQHQALIEIAKLPEGRIIIARHHHTIVGYVTFLYPDPLERWSEGNMENLIELGAIEVIPEFRGYGVGKNLLIVSMMDDAMEDYIIITTEYYWHWDLKGTGLNVWEYRKVMEKMMNAGGLVWYATDDPEICSHPANCLMARIGKRVDQESIQKFDRLRFMNRYMY from the coding sequence ATGGAACATAAAAAAACATATAATGCCAAAGAATTAAAAACGCCGAAAGGGACGCTGATTATTGAAGGTCCCATATCGGCGGAAAAACTAGCAAGCTATGAATTTCACCATGACTTGACATCCTTCCGCCAACCGCCGCAGCAGCATCAAGCATTGATCGAAATCGCCAAACTTCCTGAAGGAAGAATCATTATCGCCCGTCATCATCACACGATCGTCGGCTATGTGACTTTTCTGTATCCTGACCCGCTTGAACGATGGTCAGAAGGAAACATGGAAAACTTAATCGAGCTGGGCGCCATTGAAGTCATTCCGGAGTTTCGCGGCTATGGAGTAGGGAAAAACCTGCTCATTGTATCAATGATGGATGATGCGATGGAAGATTATATCATCATTACCACCGAATATTATTGGCATTGGGACTTAAAGGGAACCGGATTAAACGTGTGGGAATACCGGAAAGTGATGGAGAAAATGATGAACGCCGGCGGGCTTGTCTGGTACGCTACCGATGACCCAGAAATTTGTTCCCATCCGGCCAACTGCTTAATGGCCCGCATCGGCAAACGGGTCGATCAAGAGTCGATTCAAAAATTTGACCGCCTTCGCTTTATGAACCGTTATATGTATTAA
- a CDS encoding YtxH domain-containing protein, giving the protein MAKNNGGFLLGAIVGGIVGAAAAVFLTSEKGKQWLAEMNEAGKLDPVKTTATEWLEVAKEKTKEVTKFIPLGKTDEQPLSTAAETTTEAPSIPIPPSAGEKDKENIEKLLKEAEEAFHDAEQKIQKQNEAE; this is encoded by the coding sequence ATGGCAAAAAATAATGGAGGATTTTTGTTAGGAGCGATTGTCGGCGGAATTGTCGGTGCGGCAGCAGCCGTGTTTTTGACAAGTGAAAAGGGGAAGCAGTGGCTTGCGGAAATGAATGAAGCAGGAAAATTGGATCCGGTGAAAACGACCGCGACGGAATGGCTGGAAGTAGCGAAAGAAAAAACAAAAGAGGTAACAAAATTTATTCCGCTTGGAAAAACGGACGAACAGCCGCTCTCGACAGCGGCAGAAACGACGACGGAAGCACCGTCAATTCCAATCCCGCCATCGGCAGGTGAAAAGGATAAAGAAAATATCGAAAAGCTGTTAAAAGAGGCAGAGGAAGCTTTTCATGATGCCGAACAAAAAATTCAAAAACAAAACGAAGCGGAGTGA